GTGGAGGAGCGTTGGCGTACCGCCTGGAATCCCAACAGTTTTAAGTTTGACTATCCGCTTCAAAAAGGAGAAAGAGTCCCCCTGCGTATCGAGTGGGAGCCCGATGGGGATGTCTCCTATATCGCGTTGAAAGCATTGAGCCCTGTTCCGGATGAGTTGCAGAACAAACTATCGCTTTGGAGTGAGATGGGCAATGGAATCGATTACTATTTCGTGGCGGGTAACAGCATGGATGATGTGATCAGCGGATACAGAACCCTCACCGGGAAATCACAGATCATGCCCAAATGGGTAATGGGTTTCTGGCAAAGCCGCGAACGATATAAAACGCAGGATGAGATTGTGGGCACACTCGCCGAATTCAGGAAAAGAGAAATACCGATCGACAACATCGTACAGGACTGGAGCTATTGGCCCGAAAAGGAGTGGGGCAGCCACAAGTTCGACACGACCCGATTCCCCGACCCTCAGGGAATGGTAGACCGAATCCATGCAATGAATGCCCGGATCATGATTTCCGTGTGGCCTAAATTTTATGTGGGTACCGATCATTACAAGGAGTTCGACAAAAATGGGTGGATGTATCAGCAAGCGGTGAAAGACAGCATCCGCGATTGGATCGGAGAGGGTTACATCGGCTCGTTCTATGATGCCTATTCCGAGGGTGCCCGCCAACTATTCTGGGAACAGCTCGAAGAAAATCTCTATTCCTACGGTGTGGATGCCTGGTGGATGGATGCTTCCGAGCCCAACATACAGGACAATACCGACATGGATTACCGGAAGAAACTGTGTGGCCCCACAGCGTTAGGACCCTCCACGAAGTATTTCAATGCCTATGCCCTGGTCAATGCCGAAGGTATTTATGAAGGACAGCGGGGCGTCAATCCCGATGAACGGGTGTTTCTGTTGACGCGATCAGGCTTTACCGGAATCCAGCGCTATTCAACCGCTGTCTGGAGCGGCGATATCGGTACCCGGTGGGAAGATATGAAAGCACAGATCTCTGCCGGACTCAACTTTGCCTTGTCTGGGATCCCCTACTGGACAATGGATATCGGCGGTTTTTGTGTCGAAAAACGATACGAGCAGGCACAACGTATCTACGATGCTACCGGTGTGGAAAATGAGGATCTCAAGGAGTGGCGTGAGCTGAACAGTCGCTGGACCCAGTTCGGTGCTTTTGTGCCGTTGTTCCGCTCCCATGGACAGTTCCCATACAGAGAGCTGTTTAATCTCGCGCCGGAAGATCATCCCGCCTACCAATCCATGCTCTACTACACGAAACTCCGATACCGGCTGATGCCCTATATCTATTCGATGGCCGGGATGACCTATTTCAACGATTACACCATGATGCGTGCCCTGGTGATGGATTTCGGTAAAGATCCGAAAGTAAATGACATCGGTGACCAGTATATGTTTGGCGATGCACTGATGGTTTGTCCGGTCTACACCTACCAGGCCACTGACCGGGAAGTCTATTTCCCCACAACCACAGGCTGGTATGATTTCTATACCGGAGCATTTGTGGAGGGGGGCCAAAAAATAAGGGTCGAAGCTCCCTACAGCCGCATGCCACTTTTCGTGAAAGAGGGAGCGATTGTTCCGTTTGGACCGGAGATTCAGTACAGCGACGAGAAAAAGCCGGAACAGATCACCCTTTATCTCTATGCCGGTAAGAACGGAAAATTCACGCTCTACGAAGACGAAGGGGTGAACTACAACTACGAGCAAGGAGCCTATACCACCATCGACTTCAATTATAACGATGCCTCCCGCACACTTGAAATTGGAGAGCGGCAGGGGTCGTTCGACGGCATGTTGCAGGAGCGCACTTTCCAACTTGTCTATGTCGATAAAAACAGACCTCAGGGTGTAAACCCCGATGCGACGGGAATCGAAGTGGTCTACACCGGTCAGCCACAAACAATCAAGTTAGGGGAATGACAAACAGCTAAGTAGAGTTCCAAAAAAAGAGGCCGTTTCAATATATAAATGAGATGGCTTTTTTTTATCCCACCCACTAAGATTCGCCTTATATGGCTTTTTACTGCGTATCAATTCAGTCGTAACTGACTCTAATCTGGTTCGAATCTATTAGAACCAGATTAGAACCATATTAGAACGAGATTAGAACGAGATTAGAACCTGTAACGAAGAAGGTAGGCTGTCTCTTCCTGAAATAGGGCTACTCAAACTGTAACGTATAAACACAAAAAGGCCATCTCATGTTGAATGATGAGACGGCCTCTTTTATTAGTTGGTCTTGTCGGATCACTCTATGATCCAACGCCCTTTAGGGAATCATGATGATGGTTTTCAGGTTGCCCTGCTTGAGCAGTTCAGCAGTGAACTCCTGTACATCTTTCGGTGTCATGGCGTTGACGGCATCAATGTAACCTGTGTGCATGTCTTCTCCGTAGAAGTAGAGCTGATCCAGGATGTTTGTCCAGTAACGGTTCTCCTTCAGGTTCTCGTTGAAGCTCTTGTTCATGTATTCCTTCACCTTGATGAAGTCCGATTCACGGGGACCATTGGCTGCAATCCCTTCCAGTTCCTTCAGGATGATGGCATTCAGGTGATCTTTCTTTTCGGGATCGGTATCGAACATGATCTGGAGCACGGTCTGTCCCTCCGGGTAACGGGAAATG
This genomic window from Dysgonomonadaceae bacterium zrk40 contains:
- a CDS encoding DUF5110 domain-containing protein, translating into MERILSIALGILLFVSCTSTGIEKTDHGIIVHLQPENSRGVRNIRLQVVNEKIIHVSATSEKSFSTEKSLITKPGLTYSDKFTVEEKEDRVILSTDSLDAVVLLETGEIAFLNKKGESILQELKGGGKTLTPIEVEGTKGYTIHQLFESPNDEAFYGLGQHQADDFNYKGKNESLFQYNTKVSVPFVVSNKNYGIVWDNYSLSKFGDVRDYADLDQFRLYGSDGSEGGLTAVYAKKDDPSVMIERKETKLDYQFMSLLHNFPENFDLNDSRVVWSGEIEVPESGLYRFFLHYAGYTKVFLNNEPVVEERWRTAWNPNSFKFDYPLQKGERVPLRIEWEPDGDVSYIALKALSPVPDELQNKLSLWSEMGNGIDYYFVAGNSMDDVISGYRTLTGKSQIMPKWVMGFWQSRERYKTQDEIVGTLAEFRKREIPIDNIVQDWSYWPEKEWGSHKFDTTRFPDPQGMVDRIHAMNARIMISVWPKFYVGTDHYKEFDKNGWMYQQAVKDSIRDWIGEGYIGSFYDAYSEGARQLFWEQLEENLYSYGVDAWWMDASEPNIQDNTDMDYRKKLCGPTALGPSTKYFNAYALVNAEGIYEGQRGVNPDERVFLLTRSGFTGIQRYSTAVWSGDIGTRWEDMKAQISAGLNFALSGIPYWTMDIGGFCVEKRYEQAQRIYDATGVENEDLKEWRELNSRWTQFGAFVPLFRSHGQFPYRELFNLAPEDHPAYQSMLYYTKLRYRLMPYIYSMAGMTYFNDYTMMRALVMDFGKDPKVNDIGDQYMFGDALMVCPVYTYQATDREVYFPTTTGWYDFYTGAFVEGGQKIRVEAPYSRMPLFVKEGAIVPFGPEIQYSDEKKPEQITLYLYAGKNGKFTLYEDEGVNYNYEQGAYTTIDFNYNDASRTLEIGERQGSFDGMLQERTFQLVYVDKNRPQGVNPDATGIEVVYTGQPQTIKLGE